The genomic region CGCCGACGCTCGCCCCGTTCTCTTTCCGTCCCCAACGACTGTGAGGCAAAAACCGTGCGAATCATCTGCCCGGTCAAGCGCGTGCCGGACACGGCCGCAGAGAAGAAGGTCACCGAGGACCTGACCGTCGACCGCGATTCGGTCGAGGCCATCCTCAACGCCAACGACGAGTGGTCGATCGAGGAGGCGCTGCGGATCAAGGAATCCCGCGACGACGTCGAGATCGTGGCCCTCTGCATGGGGCCCGACACGGCCCAGCAGACCGTCCGCAAGGCCCTGTCCTACGGGCTGGACGCGGCCATCCAGATCACCGACGACGCCGTCGCCGGCTCCGACGCCGTGGCGACCGCCCGCGTCCTGGCCGCCGCGCTGAAGGACGAGGAGTGGGACCTCATCATCATGGGCAACCAGTCCTCCGACGCCCGGTCGATGCTGGTCCCCGCGATGCTGGCGGAGTTCCTCGACGTCCCGGCGCTGACCTACGCCAAGCGCCTCGCCGTGGGCGATGACGGTTCGGTCGAGGCCGACCGCGAGACCGCCGGTGGCCACGAGACCGTGCAGGCCACCCTGCCGGCCGTCGTCTCCGTCGTCGAGGCCATCAACGAGCCGCGCTACCCCAACTTCAAGGGGATCATGGCGGCCAAGAAGAAGCCGCTGGAGACCAAGGACCTGGCTGCCATCGGCCTGTCCGCCGACGACGCCGGCCACGCCGGGTCGGCCACCAAGGTCCTCGAGGCCACGCCCAAGCCCCCCAAGGAGGCCGGCGAGAAGATCGAGGACGACGGGACCGGGCAGGTGGGTGCGAAGGCGCTCGTCGACTTCCTGGTCGAGAAGAAGTTCATCTAGCCAGACGAGACGCCACAAGGAGCATCGAACATGACTGACATCCTCGTCCTCGTCGAGCACGACGCAGGAACCCCGAAGAAGATCTCCAACCAGATCCTGACCGCCGCCAAGGCCAAGGGTGACGGCGACGTCATCGCCGCGCTGTTCGGCGCGGGTGCCGCCGAGGCCGCCGACAAGGTCGGCGAGTACGGCGCGACCAAGGCGCTGGTCTGGGAAGGTGCCGAGGCCGACGACTACGCCACCGAGCCGAAGGTCGCCGCCCTGCAGGCTGCGATCGAGGCCTCCGGCGCGTCGATCGTGCTGTACGCCGCTGACCCGTTCGTCACCGACGTCGTCGCCCGCTGCGCCGTGCGCGTCGGCGGTGGCGTCGTTGCCGACGCCGTCGACCTCGAGCTCGAGGGCGACCGCATGGTGGCCACCAAGGCCATCTTCGGTGGCGACATGAACTCCCGTTGCCAGGTGCAGGGCGACCGCACCCAGTTCGTGGGTGTGAAGGCCAACAGCTTCCAGGCGGAGTCCTCCGGCGGCGGCGCTGCCGAGGTCACCACCCTGGACGTCTCCCTGCCCGAGAGCGCGACCCGCGCCAAGATCTCCGACCGCGTCGAGGCCGAGGCCTCGGGTCGTCCGGAGATGACCGAGGCGGCCATCATCGTCTCGGGCGGGCGTGGTTTGGGCAACGCCGAGGGCTTCGACCTCGTCGGCGAGCTGGCCGACGCGCTCGGCGGTGCCGTCGGTGCGTCGCGTGCGGCGACCGACGCCGGCTGGATCCCCCACAACCACCAGATCGGCCAGACCGGCAAGACCGTGTCCCCGAGCCTGTACGTGGCCAGCGGCATCTCCGGCGCCATCCAGCACCGCGCCGGCATGCAGACGTCCCAGACCATCGCGGTCATCAACAAGGACGCCGAGGCCCCGATCTTCTCCATCGCCGACATCGGCATCGTGGGCGACCTGTACAAGGTCATCCCGCCGCTGGTCGAGGAGATCAACAAGCGCAAGGGCTGAGCGAGCACCCGAGCCCGCGACGCAGGAGCGTTGCGAGGCGCGGAGCGAAGCCCGTCCGCTGCGGAGCAGCGGCAATGAACAAGGGCTAGAACTCCTCGTTTCTCGACACCCCGCTGGCTTCGGCCGGCGGGGTGTCGTCGTGTTCGGCCACGCAGGTGTCCGTCGGTCGTTCGGACGGTTTGGGACCGCCGATGCGGGGCTATGTGTTCCGGTGACGCACCCCCGCCACACCAAGGAGATGACCCACATGGCCGCTTGGCCCGTAGCCGGACTCGACGACGCAACCGCCGAGAAGGTTCGCACGCTGCTGCAGGAGCGCCTCGTCGCGCTGATCGACCTCCAGCTGACCCTGAAGCACGTGCACTGGAACGTGGTCGGCCCCAACTTCATCGGGGTCCACGAGATGCTCGACCCGCACGTGGAGACCGTCCGCGGCTTCACCGACACCGTCGCCGAGCGCATCGCCACCCTCGGCGGCCAGCCGATCGGCACGCCCGGCCACGTCGCCTCGACCCGCAGCTGGGACGAGTACGACGTCCGCCGCGCCAACGTCGAGACCCACCTCAAGGCGCTGGACGCCGTGTACTGCGGCTTGATCAGCGACCACCGCAAGGTGATGGAGGAGCTCGAGGAGCTGGACCTGGTCAGCCACGACATGTTCGTCGAGCAGACCGAGGCCCTCGAGCTGCAGC from Euzebya rosea harbors:
- a CDS encoding electron transfer flavoprotein subunit alpha/FixB family protein: MTDILVLVEHDAGTPKKISNQILTAAKAKGDGDVIAALFGAGAAEAADKVGEYGATKALVWEGAEADDYATEPKVAALQAAIEASGASIVLYAADPFVTDVVARCAVRVGGGVVADAVDLELEGDRMVATKAIFGGDMNSRCQVQGDRTQFVGVKANSFQAESSGGGAAEVTTLDVSLPESATRAKISDRVEAEASGRPEMTEAAIIVSGGRGLGNAEGFDLVGELADALGGAVGASRAATDAGWIPHNHQIGQTGKTVSPSLYVASGISGAIQHRAGMQTSQTIAVINKDAEAPIFSIADIGIVGDLYKVIPPLVEEINKRKG
- the dps gene encoding DNA starvation/stationary phase protection protein Dps translates to MAAWPVAGLDDATAEKVRTLLQERLVALIDLQLTLKHVHWNVVGPNFIGVHEMLDPHVETVRGFTDTVAERIATLGGQPIGTPGHVASTRSWDEYDVRRANVETHLKALDAVYCGLISDHRKVMEELEELDLVSHDMFVEQTEALELQQWFVRAHLANADGELPG
- a CDS encoding electron transfer flavoprotein subunit beta/FixA family protein; translated protein: MRIICPVKRVPDTAAEKKVTEDLTVDRDSVEAILNANDEWSIEEALRIKESRDDVEIVALCMGPDTAQQTVRKALSYGLDAAIQITDDAVAGSDAVATARVLAAALKDEEWDLIIMGNQSSDARSMLVPAMLAEFLDVPALTYAKRLAVGDDGSVEADRETAGGHETVQATLPAVVSVVEAINEPRYPNFKGIMAAKKKPLETKDLAAIGLSADDAGHAGSATKVLEATPKPPKEAGEKIEDDGTGQVGAKALVDFLVEKKFI